The Synechococcus sp. RS9916 DNA segment AACGAACTGATCAGTAACCCCACCATCCAGCTGCTCAATGCTTCACCGCACTGCAGCAAGATGGCGCGCGCCCGTCGCCTGTAAAACGACGGCATCAATTGGATGGCCACCTCCCGGTAAGCCTGGGGCTGCACGGCCACCATCAAGGTGACGGCGATCACGAACAGCAGCTGCACCAGCCCGCTGCCCAGGTTGCCGGCGAGCCCCAACAGCTGTTGAAGTCCGCCGCCAAGGCCTGAAGCCAACGTCGCGCTGTCTGGAAGGGCCGTTCCGTTGGACAGGAACTGGGCGCTCCAGTTGCGAGCGCCTTCGAGCCCGTAGACCCTCCCAGAGATGTTGTTGATGGTCGCGATCGCCAGCTGCTTGAGCTCATTAGCTGCAGCAGGGAGCTGCAGGAGCAATTGATGGAACTGGCTGACGAATGGCGGAACCAGGATCGAGGCTCCTATTCCCACCACCAGCACCAGGCCCAACAGGCAAATCAAAAGGGCCCATCCCCTGGGAATCGGCCAACGTTCCCGCAGACTCCCAACAAGGGTGCAAATCGCCATCGCCAAGACGATGGCGGCGAACAGATGGATCAGCACATCCCGCAGGCTCCAGAGCAGCAGGCAGGCGGCTGTCAAAGCCGCCAGACCGATCCATTGGGGCAATTTCACCCGTTTTCGTCATCCGCACCGGCATTCTCGCCGGAGTTTTCGGAATAGCCCAGGTCGTTTGCGGCTGCGTAACGCTGCGCGAAGCGCATAAAGCGCTCGAAATCAGCCTCACTCTTCCAGGTGTAGGTGGCTTCCAGAGCGAAGGGTTTGCCGTTCACAAAGCGTCCATTCACTTCCCGAGTGACCAGCGAGCCCTCTTCATCCACCATCCACATGCCGGCGATGTCACCGAGCGTCTCAGGGGCCAGTGCTTGAGGCTCTTCGAACACGAACTTGGCCTGGCCCGTGCGTCCATCGCGGCTGCGGGTCATACGGATGTCCGGCACGACCGGCTCATTCACACCGCGGAAAAACTGAATGGCTGCTTTGCTGCCGTCTGCCATGGAAGATCCGCCCAAGCCAAACGGAGACTTTAGAGATGAATGCCGTCCAGTGGCTCTGGTAGAGGACTGATCAATTGATCGCGCAGTAACTGATCGGCGGATTGTTCGGGATCGAGGCCAGTGAGATCGATGCTTCGCCGCTCCTCCGCCTGTTCCAGCTCGTGGTCGTAGCAACGGTCGTAGTAATCCAACATGGCCCGGCATGCCGTTGCCCAGTCCTGAGAGGCAATGGCTTCGAGGGCGCGTTGGGTGCGCTGCGGCCCGAGGCGACGGCTGATGCGTTGCGTGGCATCCGCCAGCTGTTGTCCACCTTGGTGGCCATAGACGGCCACCAATTGCGCGACCCGTTCCTCGGTGGAGCGTTGAATTTCAAGCACCTCCGCCGCTTGCATCTGCTGAAACAGATCTCTGGGAATGCGGCATCGACCGACTTGGGCACTTTCCGCTTCCATCCAGATTTCTTGGGCACCGGCATGTCGGTGTTGCTCCAGGGCCTCGACCAGGCGGTTTTCGTAGTGTTCCGTAGTGGGTTGATCGGGGAGACCGAGGCCTCCAAAGCTGCTACCGCGGTGGTGTGCTAGGCCTTCAAGATCCACCACGGCGACGTTGCGGTTCGCCAGCGCCAGTAGGAGATCAGTTTTTCCGCTGCCAGTCCGGCCGCCGAGCAGCTTCACCGGCCAGGGACGTGAACATTGCTCCAGCACCCAACGGCGATAAGTCTTGTAACCACCTTCAAGTACCTGGGGTTTCAGGTCCACTTGGGTGGCCAGCCAGGCCATGCTGTTGGAGCGCATTCCTCCTCGCCAGCAGTAAATCCTGAGTGCTGGATCGTCCGCCGCCGCCTCCTTTAAGGCCCGTGCCAGAGAAGCCAGAGCGGGGCCGACAAGCTCCAATCCCAGCTCCACGGCTTGATGTCGTCCTTGCTGCTTGTAGGTGGTCCCCACCTCCGCCCGTTGCTCGTCACTGAACAGCGGGATGTTGATGGCCCCTGGCCAATGCCCCTGTTGGTACTCCCCGGGGCTGCGCACATCCACCAGGCGGCCAGCGGCGCGTCGAAAAGTGTTGAAGTCGGTTGTCGTTTTGGCGCCCATGCCTGACATAGTGGGCCAACGCCGTGCCAGTGAGAGCCGGTCTCGATTCATGCTTTCCGGACTCTCCTCCACCCCCAGCCTGACCGTCGAGCAGTTGCTGGAGCGATTTCGCACCGGTTCTGCGCGCCAGCGCCGATC contains these protein-coding regions:
- a CDS encoding AI-2E family transporter — protein: MKLPQWIGLAALTAACLLLWSLRDVLIHLFAAIVLAMAICTLVGSLRERWPIPRGWALLICLLGLVLVVGIGASILVPPFVSQFHQLLLQLPAAANELKQLAIATINNISGRVYGLEGARNWSAQFLSNGTALPDSATLASGLGGGLQQLLGLAGNLGSGLVQLLFVIAVTLMVAVQPQAYREVAIQLMPSFYRRRARAILLQCGEALSSWMVGLLISSLCVGVLAGIGLSLLGVKLVVANALLAGLLNVIPNVGPTMSTIFPMAVALLDAPWKSLAVLGLYVVIQNLESYVITPSVMHHQVKLLPGLTLTAQFVFTVVFGPLGLLLALPLAVVLQVIIREVIIHDMLDRWKPEHLRFNPLR
- the psb28 gene encoding photosystem II reaction center protein Psb28, producing the protein MADGSKAAIQFFRGVNEPVVPDIRMTRSRDGRTGQAKFVFEEPQALAPETLGDIAGMWMVDEEGSLVTREVNGRFVNGKPFALEATYTWKSEADFERFMRFAQRYAAANDLGYSENSGENAGADDENG
- the mnmH gene encoding tRNA 2-selenouridine(34) synthase MnmH translates to MSGMGAKTTTDFNTFRRAAGRLVDVRSPGEYQQGHWPGAINIPLFSDEQRAEVGTTYKQQGRHQAVELGLELVGPALASLARALKEAAADDPALRIYCWRGGMRSNSMAWLATQVDLKPQVLEGGYKTYRRWVLEQCSRPWPVKLLGGRTGSGKTDLLLALANRNVAVVDLEGLAHHRGSSFGGLGLPDQPTTEHYENRLVEALEQHRHAGAQEIWMEAESAQVGRCRIPRDLFQQMQAAEVLEIQRSTEERVAQLVAVYGHQGGQQLADATQRISRRLGPQRTQRALEAIASQDWATACRAMLDYYDRCYDHELEQAEERRSIDLTGLDPEQSADQLLRDQLISPLPEPLDGIHL